From Streptomyces sp. NBC_01460, a single genomic window includes:
- a CDS encoding sterol desaturase family protein has protein sequence MEDRPDTGSLPANAWTTGASARECLRYAAYPILLLSAVWLFTSVLRFDWDRGRAVQLFLIGTIVYLAALERLIPHRTDWHPSGRELCWYAAYFGFTMAGAVLGQSVVAAVLAATPVTGPGLALGAEVPLALLASSLTGYLAHRWAHSNRWLWKVHGIHHVPGKVNVANNGVNHLLDVAFKQGTVQLSLGFLGFSADCLFAVALLTLVQGYFVHANVDVRLGPLHHVLASPEQHRLHHSADLAEAGHFGVDLSVWDRLFGSFTWRPDRRPAIVGVKDPATFPETGSIVASLLHPVRRPPHTA, from the coding sequence ATGGAAGATCGACCCGATACGGGGTCGCTGCCGGCGAATGCGTGGACCACCGGCGCGTCCGCCCGCGAGTGTCTCCGCTATGCCGCGTACCCGATTCTGCTCCTGTCGGCAGTCTGGCTCTTCACCTCGGTTCTACGCTTCGACTGGGACCGGGGCCGGGCCGTCCAGCTCTTCCTGATCGGCACCATCGTCTATCTCGCGGCGCTGGAGCGGCTGATCCCGCACCGGACCGACTGGCACCCGAGCGGCCGGGAACTGTGCTGGTACGCAGCCTATTTCGGGTTCACCATGGCCGGCGCCGTGCTCGGCCAGTCGGTCGTCGCGGCCGTTCTGGCCGCGACCCCCGTCACGGGACCGGGGCTCGCACTCGGGGCCGAGGTGCCCCTCGCGCTGCTGGCCTCCTCACTGACCGGCTACCTCGCCCACCGCTGGGCGCATTCCAATCGGTGGCTGTGGAAGGTACACGGAATTCATCACGTCCCGGGAAAAGTGAACGTCGCCAATAACGGCGTCAACCACCTACTGGATGTCGCCTTCAAACAGGGCACGGTCCAATTGTCACTGGGATTTCTCGGATTCTCCGCCGACTGCCTTTTCGCGGTGGCGCTCTTAACCCTTGTCCAAGGCTATTTCGTGCACGCGAACGTGGACGTCCGACTCGGTCCGCTTCACCACGTCCTGGCCAGCCCCGAGCAACACCGGCTGCACCACAGCGCCGACCTGGCCGAGGCCGGTCACTTCGGCGTGGACCTCTCGGTCTGGGACCGCCTCTTCGGCAGTTTCACCTGGCGACCGGACCGCCGCCCGGCGATCGTCGGTGTCAAGGACCCCGCCACGTTCCCGGAGACCGGCTCGATCGTCGCCAGCCTGCTCCACCCCGTGCGCCGCCCGCCCCACACCGCGTAG